The following proteins come from a genomic window of Clostridiisalibacter paucivorans DSM 22131:
- the ychF gene encoding redox-regulated ATPase YchF — MKLGIVGLPNVGKSTLFNAITSAGAESANYPFCTIEPNVGVVSVPDERLDVLEKMFNAAKKVPTAIEFFDIAGLVKGASKGEGLGNKFLSHIREVEAIVHVIRCFEDENITHVEGNIDPLRDIEIIDLELILSDLEIMSKRLAKTEKLVKNDKSLKKELEILKIIVDTLEKGNPVRSIEFDEEEKKIIKQLNLLSNKPVLYATNISEEDIISETDNEFVKQVKAHASKEGSEVITLCGKIEAEVSELEDNEKMEFLNELGLKESGLDKLIKASYKLLGLISFLTAGPKEVRAWTIKEGTKAPQAAGKIHSDIERGFIRAEVIDFEALKGCGGYPQAKEKGLLRLEGKDYIMKDGDVVEFRFNV; from the coding sequence ATGAAATTAGGAATAGTAGGTTTACCAAACGTAGGAAAAAGTACTTTGTTTAATGCAATTACATCGGCAGGGGCTGAATCGGCCAATTATCCCTTTTGTACCATAGAACCCAATGTGGGAGTTGTTTCAGTACCAGACGAAAGGTTAGATGTATTAGAAAAAATGTTTAATGCCGCTAAAAAAGTACCTACAGCAATTGAATTTTTCGATATAGCAGGCCTTGTTAAAGGGGCTAGTAAAGGTGAAGGATTAGGAAATAAATTCTTGTCACATATAAGAGAGGTTGAAGCTATAGTACATGTCATAAGGTGTTTCGAAGATGAAAACATAACTCATGTAGAAGGAAACATAGATCCCCTTAGAGATATAGAGATTATAGACCTTGAGCTTATATTGTCAGATTTAGAAATAATGAGTAAAAGACTAGCTAAAACAGAAAAATTAGTTAAAAATGATAAATCCCTAAAAAAAGAACTAGAGATATTAAAAATAATAGTTGATACCTTGGAAAAAGGCAATCCTGTTCGTAGCATAGAATTTGATGAAGAAGAGAAAAAAATTATAAAACAATTAAATTTATTATCTAATAAACCTGTACTATATGCTACAAATATTTCCGAAGAAGACATAATTTCAGAGACCGATAATGAATTTGTAAAACAAGTAAAGGCACATGCCTCTAAAGAAGGCTCTGAAGTTATAACATTATGCGGTAAAATAGAAGCTGAAGTGTCAGAATTAGAAGACAATGAAAAAATGGAATTCCTAAATGAATTAGGGCTAAAAGAATCAGGACTAGACAAGCTTATAAAGGCCAGTTACAAATTATTAGGCCTTATATCCTTCTTGACAGCAGGTCCCAAAGAAGTAAGGGCTTGGACCATAAAGGAAGGGACTAAGGCACCTCAAGCAGCTGGCAAGATCCACTCAGATATAGAAAGGGGATTCATCCGAGCAGAAGTAATAGATTTCGAAGCATTAAAAGGATGTGGCGGCTATCCCCAAGCTAAAGAAAAGGGATTATTAAGACTGGAAGGCAAAGATTATATCATGAAAGATGGAGATGTAGTAGAATTTAGGTTTAATGTGTAA
- the phnC gene encoding phosphonate ABC transporter ATP-binding protein — MLKSEGLTVSYDGKTLAIDDINIEIKQGEFVGIIGSSGSGKSTLLKSINLLVKPSKGKVYIDDVDITKLNNTQLRNIRRQIGFVFQDYNLIEKVTVLDNVLIGRLGYKSSLKSFFGLFSDEEYESARKALMQVGLSEKIFERAEELSGGQKQRVAIAKTLCQSPKIILADEPVASLDIATSQNIMNYFKAINDNKNITILINLHDVNLAKKYCHRIVALKKGKILYDGKAGDLNNELLKELYS; from the coding sequence ATGCTTAAATCAGAAGGTTTAACTGTTTCTTATGATGGCAAAACATTGGCCATTGATGATATAAATATAGAAATTAAACAAGGAGAATTTGTAGGTATAATAGGTTCATCAGGAAGTGGCAAATCTACTTTATTAAAATCTATAAACTTATTGGTTAAACCCTCTAAAGGTAAGGTATATATAGATGATGTAGATATTACAAAACTAAATAATACTCAACTTAGGAATATAAGAAGACAGATAGGATTTGTTTTTCAAGATTACAACTTAATTGAAAAAGTTACTGTATTAGACAATGTACTGATAGGAAGACTTGGATATAAGTCTTCCCTAAAATCTTTTTTTGGCTTATTTAGTGATGAAGAATATGAAAGTGCAAGAAAAGCATTAATGCAAGTAGGCCTAAGTGAAAAGATATTTGAAAGAGCGGAAGAGCTAAGTGGAGGACAAAAACAAAGAGTAGCTATTGCTAAGACTCTTTGTCAGAGTCCAAAGATTATTTTGGCCGATGAACCAGTAGCAAGTTTAGATATAGCTACTTCGCAAAATATAATGAATTATTTTAAAGCTATTAACGATAATAAAAATATTACTATACTGATTAATCTTCATGATGTAAATTTGGCTAAGAAATATTGTCATAGGATCGTAGCTCTTAAAAAAGGTAAAATTCTTTATGATGGGAAAGCAGGTGATCTAAATAATGAACTCCTTAAAGAATTATACAGCTAA
- a CDS encoding encapsulin-associated ferritin-like protein, whose translation MLSQYHESVEKLDEKTKDFTRALNSLKEEIEAVDWYNQRVNASSDESLKAIMAHNRDEEIEHACMTIEWLRRNMDGWDAELRQYLFTEGDITELEEEQGDEGSQSTKKGLNIGDLK comes from the coding sequence GTGTTGTCACAATATCATGAATCAGTAGAAAAATTAGATGAAAAGACTAAAGATTTTACAAGGGCATTAAATAGTTTAAAAGAAGAAATAGAGGCGGTAGATTGGTACAATCAGAGGGTGAATGCATCTTCAGATGAAAGTCTAAAGGCCATAATGGCACATAATAGGGATGAAGAGATAGAGCATGCATGTATGACAATAGAGTGGCTAAGGAGAAATATGGACGGATGGGATGCAGAATTAAGACAGTATCTATTTACAGAAGGTGATATTACTGAATTGGAAGAAGAACAAGGTGATGAAGGGTCCCAGAGCACAAAAAAAGGTCTTAATATAGGCGATTTGAAATAA
- a CDS encoding family 1 encapsulin nanocompartment shell protein: protein MLKRELAPITDKVWEEIDERASDVLKTFLSARKVVKVEGPKGWDYTAIEDGRLKGVDVEEDDISFGIYDIKPLIETRMEFALDRWELDNLTRGAKDIDLEPLEDAVKKIAMFEEDAVYNGLEKGSIQGLVNEANTKLKFGKNSAEILENISEGILNLKKAYAEGPYTLVVGEEAFKRINSESSGYPLLKRIESLIGGNIVLSHALDGALLLPFDHDDLELTVGNDFSIGYQAHDIKKIRFFITESFTFRVLDPNIIVKYNM from the coding sequence ATGTTAAAAAGGGAATTAGCACCCATTACAGATAAAGTATGGGAAGAAATTGATGAAAGGGCATCAGATGTATTGAAGACTTTTCTTTCAGCAAGAAAGGTAGTAAAAGTAGAGGGCCCAAAAGGTTGGGATTATACAGCTATAGAAGATGGTAGGTTAAAAGGTGTAGATGTAGAAGAAGATGATATTTCTTTTGGAATATATGATATAAAGCCTTTAATTGAAACAAGAATGGAATTTGCATTAGATAGATGGGAGTTAGATAACCTTACTAGAGGAGCTAAAGACATAGATTTAGAGCCATTGGAAGATGCTGTTAAGAAGATTGCTATGTTTGAAGAGGATGCTGTATATAATGGCTTGGAAAAAGGTTCTATACAGGGGCTAGTAAATGAAGCAAATACTAAATTGAAGTTTGGTAAGAACAGTGCTGAAATTTTGGAAAATATATCTGAAGGTATATTAAATCTAAAGAAGGCGTATGCAGAAGGTCCATATACATTAGTAGTAGGTGAAGAAGCATTTAAAAGAATAAATTCAGAATCTAGTGGATATCCATTATTGAAAAGAATAGAGTCTTTGATAGGAGGTAATATAGTTCTTAGTCATGCATTAGATGGAGCTTTATTATTACCATTTGATCATGATGATTTAGAATTAACTGTAGGCAATGACTTTTCTATAGGATATCAAGCCCATGACATAAAAAAGATTAGATTTTTTATTACGGAATCTTTTACGTTCAGAGTTCTTGACCCCAACATAATTGTAAAATATAATATGTAA
- the pstA gene encoding phosphate ABC transporter permease PstA, producing MEIRKIKDGITKSIIWSAAILTVGILVWIISYIVINGISEIDIEFLTTAPVAEEGGIFPMIFITIYIILITIAIATPIGIFAAIYLVEYAKPGKIVRTIRFATESLAGIPSVIFGLFGMLFFVTTLKFSWSIMSGALTLSIMVLPTIIRTTEEALKSVPNSYREGSLALGASKLRTITFAVLPSAIPGILTAVILSVGRIVGETAAVYFTAGTVARMPGSVMESGRTLAVHLYILAKEALSFSKAFATATILIAVVLIINIITNMLASKLNKTGV from the coding sequence ATGGAAATTAGAAAAATAAAGGATGGTATAACTAAGAGTATTATATGGTCAGCAGCGATATTAACTGTAGGTATACTTGTATGGATAATATCTTATATTGTTATAAATGGAATATCAGAGATAGATATAGAATTTCTAACCACAGCACCAGTAGCAGAAGAGGGTGGGATATTTCCTATGATTTTTATAACAATATATATTATACTAATAACTATTGCCATAGCAACACCTATAGGCATATTTGCAGCAATATATTTAGTTGAATATGCAAAGCCTGGTAAGATAGTTAGAACTATAAGGTTTGCTACTGAGAGTTTGGCGGGGATACCTTCTGTAATATTTGGACTTTTTGGGATGTTATTTTTTGTTACTACATTAAAATTTAGTTGGTCCATAATGTCGGGGGCTTTAACCCTTAGTATTATGGTACTACCTACAATAATTCGGACCACAGAAGAAGCATTAAAATCAGTGCCAAATTCTTATAGAGAAGGAAGTTTGGCGTTGGGTGCATCTAAACTTAGGACTATAACATTTGCTGTATTACCCAGTGCTATACCTGGGATATTAACTGCTGTAATACTAAGTGTAGGAAGAATAGTGGGAGAAACAGCAGCCGTCTATTTTACTGCTGGTACTGTGGCTAGGATGCCTGGTTCGGTGATGGAATCAGGTAGAACATTGGCTGTGCATTTATATATATTGGCGAAAGAAGCATTATCATTTAGTAAGGCTTTTGCAACCGCTACTATCTTGATAGCAGTGGTGCTAATTATAAATATTATAACTAATATGTTGGCTTCTAAATTAAACAAAACTGGTGTTTAA
- a CDS encoding phosphate/phosphite/phosphonate ABC transporter substrate-binding protein, which produces MKRLIALLLMLVLAISVVGCGPKEEEVIKMGFVPMKDGDKLIESVEPLTEMLSDELGIKVEGFTATNYVGVVEGLGSGQVDFGFIPPFAYVLANSESDAEAILTSLNKSGEANYRSQFIVRKDSGITSFSDIKGKKVAFVDPSSTSGYLFPGAHLIKEGIDLENDIEYVYAGGHDKALQLLLNGDVDVATTFVDSRDRYKKDFPDAMEKAEILGYTDYIPNISVTIKGDMDKELKEKIRAALLNIAKNEEGSTLLKDLFNMYGFEEATDKDYDIIRDTAETMDIDLKEAN; this is translated from the coding sequence ATGAAAAGATTAATTGCTTTACTATTGATGTTAGTTTTAGCTATTTCAGTAGTTGGTTGTGGACCTAAGGAAGAAGAAGTTATTAAAATGGGATTTGTGCCTATGAAAGATGGGGACAAACTGATAGAATCTGTAGAACCATTGACAGAAATGTTATCTGATGAACTAGGCATAAAAGTAGAAGGATTTACTGCTACAAATTATGTTGGAGTAGTAGAAGGATTAGGTTCAGGACAAGTTGATTTTGGATTTATTCCACCTTTTGCTTATGTATTGGCAAATAGTGAAAGTGATGCAGAAGCTATATTAACATCATTAAACAAATCAGGAGAAGCAAACTACCGTTCACAGTTTATAGTAAGGAAGGATAGTGGTATAACTAGTTTTTCAGATATAAAGGGTAAAAAGGTAGCGTTTGTAGATCCATCTTCAACATCTGGATACTTATTTCCAGGAGCACATTTAATAAAAGAGGGAATAGACTTAGAAAATGATATAGAGTATGTATATGCTGGAGGACATGATAAGGCATTACAATTATTATTAAATGGTGATGTGGATGTGGCAACTACCTTTGTGGATTCAAGAGATAGATACAAGAAAGATTTTCCAGATGCTATGGAAAAAGCTGAAATATTAGGCTATACTGATTATATTCCAAATATATCTGTAACTATTAAAGGGGATATGGATAAAGAGCTTAAAGAAAAAATAAGAGCTGCATTGTTAAATATAGCAAAGAATGAAGAGGGGTCCACACTATTAAAAGATCTATTTAATATGTATGGATTTGAAGAGGCAACAGATAAAGACTATGATATTATAAGGGATACAGCAGAGACTATGGATATTGATTTAAAAGAGGCTAATTAG
- the brnQ gene encoding branched-chain amino acid transport system II carrier protein, translating to MKKLGTKKILVIGFALFAMFFGAGNLIFPPSIGLGAGVKWKASLLGFSLTGIGLPILGILSIAISGGSIDSLLNKVGSKFAIIFSTIIILLIGPLLATPRIGATAYELGVKPFSSSIGPIMSSIIFFGLTLLLTIKPSGIVDIIGKFLTPILLIMISIIIYKGVSTPIGIPVNTQISQPFSIGFEKGYQTMDLLAAIVFGSIIIDDIKNKGIINKKDQFKVVAKTGLIAAIGLGIVYGGLLYLGATGSSIFPLHIEKAALTTSITTAVLGRLGKVALGLCVYSACLTTSVSLTATVGHFFNKLSKDKVKYSTAIIISTIISIIISNTGVEAIVVFADPILKIVYPIAIVLVIINVFDNLIQNKRIYLGATIGAFCVSLVDGLSAMGVNTSYINKVIQMFPLADSGFGWILPAVLGIILTHLITKIKEKVLI from the coding sequence ATGAAAAAACTCGGCACTAAAAAAATTTTAGTTATTGGCTTTGCATTATTTGCAATGTTTTTTGGCGCAGGAAATTTGATTTTTCCTCCCTCTATCGGCCTAGGAGCAGGAGTAAAATGGAAAGCAAGTCTATTAGGTTTTTCTTTAACTGGTATAGGTCTACCTATACTAGGAATACTATCTATAGCCATATCTGGCGGCTCTATTGACAGTTTATTAAATAAAGTTGGCTCCAAATTCGCCATAATATTTAGTACTATAATAATATTATTGATAGGTCCACTATTGGCTACACCTAGGATTGGAGCAACTGCTTATGAATTAGGAGTAAAACCATTTTCATCTTCAATAGGTCCAATTATGAGTTCAATCATCTTTTTTGGATTAACCTTACTTCTAACAATAAAGCCGTCTGGCATTGTGGATATTATTGGAAAATTTTTAACACCTATACTCCTAATAATGATATCAATTATTATCTATAAAGGTGTTTCAACTCCAATAGGTATACCTGTAAATACACAAATATCTCAACCTTTTTCCATAGGATTTGAAAAGGGATATCAAACTATGGATTTACTTGCTGCAATAGTTTTTGGTAGTATAATAATTGATGATATAAAAAATAAAGGTATAATAAATAAAAAAGACCAATTCAAAGTAGTTGCAAAAACAGGTCTTATTGCAGCTATCGGTTTAGGAATTGTTTATGGAGGACTTTTATATTTAGGAGCTACAGGTAGTTCTATTTTCCCACTACATATAGAAAAAGCAGCTTTAACAACTAGTATAACTACTGCAGTATTAGGTCGTTTAGGAAAAGTAGCACTGGGATTATGTGTGTATTCTGCTTGTTTAACAACATCAGTTAGTCTTACTGCAACTGTAGGACATTTTTTCAATAAATTAAGTAAAGATAAAGTAAAATACTCTACTGCTATTATAATATCAACTATAATAAGTATAATCATTTCTAATACAGGCGTTGAAGCTATCGTAGTATTTGCCGATCCTATTTTAAAAATAGTATATCCAATAGCAATTGTATTAGTAATTATTAATGTTTTTGATAACTTGATTCAAAATAAACGCATTTATCTAGGTGCAACTATTGGAGCATTCTGTGTAAGTCTAGTAGATGGTCTATCTGCAATGGGTGTTAACACCTCTTATATAAATAAGGTTATCCAAATGTTCCCTCTTGCTGATAGTGGTTTTGGTTGGATATTGCCAGCAGTCCTAGGAATTATATTAACTCATCTAATTACAAAGATAAAAGAAAAAGTTTTAATATAA
- a CDS encoding phosphate ABC transporter substrate-binding protein, translating into MKSLRNSKMIILVMVLLLSISVFVGCSGENDSNGNDGQEQSSDNGEGGKTGGESDGLEGTISIAGSTSVTPLAEKLAAAFMEANPNVKIDVQGIGSSAGVKASNEGAADIGMASRNLKEAEKEWGLTEHIIAYDGIAVVVHPSNDVEGLDKEMITKIFKGEIKNWKEVGGKDDEILVVSREAGSGTRGAFEGIMDLEEKNDDGKKISAVRQDALIAEGNGAVRQNIAGKENAIGYISLSYMNESVKGVKVEGVEPTVEKILAGEYKVSRPFLMLTKGDMNQLVKAYMDFVMSDEGQEIVSEKGIPVK; encoded by the coding sequence ATGAAATCTTTAAGAAATTCAAAAATGATAATTTTAGTGATGGTGTTATTGCTTTCAATTTCAGTATTTGTAGGATGTAGTGGTGAAAATGATAGTAATGGTAATGATGGTCAGGAGCAGTCTTCAGATAACGGTGAAGGTGGTAAAACTGGTGGCGAATCTGATGGGTTAGAAGGTACTATTTCAATAGCAGGGTCTACATCAGTTACACCCCTTGCAGAAAAATTAGCTGCTGCATTTATGGAAGCAAATCCAAATGTTAAGATTGATGTACAGGGCATAGGTTCATCTGCTGGTGTTAAAGCATCTAATGAAGGGGCAGCAGATATAGGAATGGCATCAAGAAATTTAAAAGAAGCAGAAAAAGAATGGGGATTGACTGAACATATAATAGCCTATGATGGTATAGCAGTAGTTGTACATCCAAGTAATGATGTTGAAGGTTTAGATAAAGAAATGATAACAAAGATATTTAAAGGTGAAATAAAAAATTGGAAAGAAGTTGGAGGAAAAGATGATGAAATTTTAGTTGTAAGTCGTGAAGCTGGTTCTGGAACTAGAGGTGCTTTTGAGGGAATAATGGATTTGGAAGAAAAAAATGATGACGGCAAAAAGATAAGTGCTGTAAGACAAGATGCATTGATAGCTGAAGGAAATGGAGCTGTAAGACAAAACATAGCAGGTAAAGAAAATGCCATAGGATATATTTCGTTATCATATATGAATGAATCTGTTAAAGGAGTTAAAGTAGAGGGTGTTGAACCTACTGTGGAAAAAATATTAGCTGGAGAATATAAAGTGTCAAGACCATTTTTGATGTTAACTAAAGGAGATATGAATCAACTAGTTAAAGCATATATGGATTTTGTAATGAGTGATGAGGGACAAGAAATAGTGTCAGAAAAGGGTATACCAGTTAAATAG
- the phnE gene encoding phosphonate ABC transporter, permease protein PhnE, which translates to MNSLKNYTAKNRLHKSLYFLGAIIILIFLGFKVEFDFIRLYKGIPSMIDLFVRMLKPNTSYGVEVFDKLNETIQIAIVSSIIGVLLALPFSLFIANNIAPNKYIGTILSGVFSFFRTIPSLIWAAILVSIFSIGKFAGIIALTIIAFLISLKLFREYIEAINENQLSSIRSVGANAIQVLRYCVLPYISELSVSIFFIVLETNIRSATILGLVGAGGIGQIMWRDLNHLRYDNLSTLILVLFLTILIIDLLSLFVRKYFIKKTIRFRDINTYRRFKVFKIFYVPILVILLFLFAFSSLNITYDRFVLGIAQGKNVILRMVRVDITCFSKLIEGILESFFIAIFATIVGGLLSLIFSYLTAYNTSPHKGVSIFLKGIINILRTFPPIITAIIFFRGVGPGPLAGAMALSIYTTGVLTKMYSEVLESGEKNIQNSIITTGATNFQSYRHGLLPHTFSTFVSLALYRLESNIRNSTILGVIGAGGIGTTLAMNITWRNWEKVGFLLLGISIMVIIIDKLSQYLRKIFA; encoded by the coding sequence ATGAACTCCTTAAAGAATTATACAGCTAAGAATAGATTACATAAAAGTTTATATTTTTTAGGAGCTATTATTATTTTGATTTTTCTCGGATTTAAAGTAGAGTTTGATTTTATAAGACTATATAAAGGGATTCCTAGTATGATTGACCTTTTTGTGAGGATGCTAAAGCCAAATACATCTTATGGTGTAGAAGTTTTTGACAAGTTAAATGAAACAATTCAAATAGCTATAGTATCATCTATAATAGGTGTATTGTTAGCATTGCCTTTTTCTCTTTTTATTGCAAATAATATTGCTCCAAATAAATATATAGGGACTATACTAAGTGGAGTATTTTCTTTTTTTAGAACTATACCAAGTCTAATATGGGCAGCAATTTTGGTAAGTATATTTAGTATAGGCAAATTTGCAGGAATAATTGCTCTCACTATTATTGCGTTTTTAATATCATTAAAATTATTTAGAGAATATATTGAAGCTATTAATGAAAATCAATTGAGTTCAATTAGATCAGTAGGTGCTAATGCTATACAAGTTTTAAGATATTGTGTTCTGCCTTATATATCTGAACTATCTGTTTCTATTTTTTTTATTGTACTTGAGACAAATATCCGTAGTGCAACTATTCTAGGGCTAGTAGGTGCTGGAGGAATAGGTCAGATTATGTGGAGAGATTTAAATCATCTTAGATATGATAATCTATCTACTTTAATATTGGTTTTATTTTTAACAATTTTAATTATAGATTTATTAAGTTTGTTTGTAAGAAAATATTTTATAAAAAAGACTATAAGATTTAGAGATATTAATACATATAGAAGGTTTAAAGTGTTTAAGATTTTTTATGTGCCAATCTTAGTGATATTATTGTTTTTATTTGCATTTAGTTCTTTAAATATTACTTATGATAGATTTGTATTAGGGATAGCACAGGGAAAGAATGTTATACTTAGAATGGTAAGAGTAGACATTACTTGCTTTTCTAAACTTATAGAAGGGATATTAGAAAGTTTTTTCATAGCTATATTTGCTACAATAGTAGGAGGATTATTGTCTTTAATTTTTTCATACTTAACAGCTTATAATACTTCACCTCATAAGGGAGTTTCTATATTTTTGAAGGGAATTATAAATATTTTAAGGACATTTCCCCCTATTATAACGGCAATAATATTTTTTAGAGGGGTAGGACCAGGACCTTTGGCTGGAGCTATGGCTCTTAGTATCTATACGACGGGGGTACTTACAAAAATGTATAGTGAAGTATTGGAAAGTGGAGAAAAGAATATACAAAATAGTATAATAACAACAGGAGCAACTAATTTCCAGTCTTATAGACATGGACTATTACCCCATACATTTTCAACCTTTGTTAGTTTAGCACTATATAGACTAGAATCAAATATTAGAAATTCAACTATTTTAGGAGTAATTGGTGCAGGAGGAATAGGTACTACCTTAGCTATGAATATAACATGGAGAAATTGGGAAAAAGTGGGCTTCCTACTTCTTGGTATATCTATAATGGTAATAATTATAGATAAATTAAGTCAATACTTAAGAAAGATATTTGCGTAA
- a CDS encoding DUF3775 domain-containing protein has product MERILAGVTFGFIYKISENVKICERFMKELPTFMENIGIKGGMIMIKTLNDIFEKIISLSEKRRLIRKNIKENFTYIISNKPDIKLRKTEKELKKLLEQIDYETIKIIQNIIYLGRDREYDIESTLEDIFRSTKRSVSKSEYINKKVEIEHILEKYLLDIHLKNGLKILNINYKTNNKEY; this is encoded by the coding sequence ATGGAAAGGATTCTAGCTGGTGTTACATTTGGTTTTATTTATAAAATCTCAGAAAATGTCAAAATTTGCGAAAGATTTATGAAGGAATTACCTACTTTTATGGAGAATATTGGAATAAAAGGAGGTATGATTATGATAAAAACACTAAATGATATTTTTGAAAAAATTATAAGTTTATCAGAAAAAAGAAGATTAATTAGAAAAAATATTAAAGAGAATTTTACATATATCATATCTAATAAACCAGATATAAAACTGAGAAAAACAGAGAAAGAATTAAAAAAATTACTAGAACAAATAGATTATGAGACGATAAAAATTATCCAGAATATAATATATTTGGGTAGAGATAGAGAATACGATATAGAATCTACATTAGAAGATATTTTCAGAAGTACTAAACGCAGTGTATCCAAATCAGAATATATCAATAAGAAAGTTGAAATAGAACATATACTTGAAAAATATTTATTAGATATACATTTAAAAAATGGACTTAAAATTTTGAATATAAATTATAAAACAAATAACAAAGAATACTGA
- the pstC gene encoding phosphate ABC transporter permease subunit PstC — protein sequence MLQGENIILNDDNRDNMDETNMKENKKNIDYMGENKKNSLLEKIVEIIFFLSACVAIISIGTITIFIFIKGSPAIFKIGIKDFVLGKEWQPMADIYGIFPMIIASVYATLGAIVIGVPIGLFTAIFIAELAPPWLVKIVRPAVELLAGIPSVVYGFFGLIVIVPMIDKYFGGGGNSLLAASIILGVMILPTIVSISETSIRAVPNEYKEGSLAMGASHIQTIFKVIIPAAKSGILAAVVLGIGRAIGETMAVILVAGNTPMIPGSLLDRVRPMTANIALEMGYAFGLHQEALFATGVILFIFIMILNIILNMVTYRAGEK from the coding sequence ATGTTGCAAGGTGAAAACATAATATTAAACGATGATAATAGAGATAATATGGATGAAACTAATATGAAAGAAAATAAAAAGAATATTGATTATATGGGTGAAAACAAGAAGAATTCATTGTTAGAAAAAATAGTGGAAATAATATTTTTTCTAAGTGCATGTGTAGCAATAATAAGTATAGGTACTATAACCATATTTATATTTATAAAAGGAAGTCCTGCCATTTTCAAGATAGGTATTAAGGATTTTGTATTGGGAAAAGAATGGCAACCTATGGCCGATATATATGGCATATTTCCCATGATTATAGCATCGGTTTATGCTACTTTGGGGGCTATAGTGATAGGGGTGCCAATAGGATTGTTTACAGCTATTTTTATAGCCGAATTGGCACCACCATGGCTTGTGAAAATAGTTCGTCCAGCAGTAGAACTTTTAGCAGGTATACCTTCCGTTGTATATGGTTTTTTTGGATTGATAGTTATTGTACCAATGATAGACAAATATTTTGGTGGTGGAGGAAATAGTCTGTTAGCTGCTTCTATAATACTTGGGGTTATGATTTTACCTACTATTGTGAGCATATCTGAAACATCTATAAGGGCAGTACCCAATGAATATAAAGAAGGCTCTCTTGCAATGGGTGCATCTCATATACAGACTATATTTAAAGTAATAATACCAGCAGCTAAATCTGGTATACTGGCAGCAGTTGTATTAGGTATAGGAAGAGCTATTGGAGAAACCATGGCAGTTATTCTAGTTGCAGGTAATACGCCTATGATACCTGGATCTTTATTAGATAGAGTTAGACCTATGACGGCTAATATAGCATTGGAGATGGGATATGCATTTGGACTTCATCAAGAGGCCCTTTTTGCCACAGGTGTAATACTATTTATATTTATTATGATTTTAAATATAATTTTAAACATGGTAACTTATAGGGCAGGTGAAAAATAA